A region from the Chitinophaga sp. Cy-1792 genome encodes:
- a CDS encoding gliding motility-associated C-terminal domain-containing protein, with the protein MTKKTFLAIKYWLTAILLLCCITGLQAQSGTYKNTTGVNGDASLGAVPVSDISFANYQFPMIGIALAASTPAIQSDGSYNITYTYTLKNYGGIALTGVQVASDLSATFGAPMSFTIKSIGGSGISSNSSFTGTGTGGKQLLASGATLAAGASATVTVVINLKNNHIYGTFNANATATATAGTGTVSDVSANGTNPDANGNGVPMDDSAPTPVTISPAEIGVTKTTPTLTPFVGDNVTFTINAKNSGGDAVNVIITELPDNGFTFVSATPSVGTYNSATKTWTIPQFNANANATLTYVMTVNATGPYSNKASSNYPDDPAPGNNESTITLTPKPSADVQIVKTVDKNNPDVWTTVTYTLKATNAGPSDAANTVVTDKLPTGIEPASPLPSGMTYDAPTRTFTWNLGTMTAGTSQSQTIIATVQADIDRANFTNTAKISTTDHDPKTSNNSSSVTITPKEAVDLQVTKDLVTTTDPLHPLDPVSFVIKVKNLGPNNCYDANVTDLLTTGYSFVSASIPQGTYTPGTGVWNIGTLLKDQEVTMTIKAIITAKVDYGNTATTSTTDNDNNPGNNTASIATPTVRPLTDLQVTITPNGTQEVGNNISFDVVVKNNGPSPATTVRLDNVLLPAGYTFVSKSQAGYNSSLGTWDIGDLAAGNSVTLTLVGTLLPNAASYDLNAHVSGLEDEVTLTNNTASTSMAVKQVADLAITKTVDNSAPEVGQTVNFTITVNNIGPSAASNVVVTETSPNGYIFNTITPSVGTYSNGTWTIGTLAKGASVTLKINATVLPNGTYTNTASVTTTDKDPKTSNNSASVTPGVVQLADLSVKKDINNMNPDAGSNVQFTLTASNAGPSNATGVKVTDLLPTGYAFVSASPTGKYNSTTGIWTIGTLNVGQSTTLTISATVKPTGVYKNTATISAGQKDPDPSNNSDYKDPVVRPVADLQITKTVSNATPDEGTDVVYRLVAQNLGVSDATNVVVTDLLPSGVTYKPTAASAAYDKNTGTWNIGALAASSSKTLDITVTVNPNSGGNAILNLARIGGTEYDPVDANNTSQVSFVPAPVADLAITKTVDNTTPDVGSTVTFTLTAQNKGVSNATGVYVTDALPGGYTLKTATTATGTISGSTWTIGNMSVGATATATITAVVNASGTYTNTATIKGNEADRDNSNNTGSVTPVPVRVANLSVTKTISNDNPYAGSTVTFTITVTNAGPSAANATSVTEKLLSGYEFISASTLTGMYNNITGIWAIGTINNGVTATLTITAKVLPTGDYNNQAVVSSSVKDNDPSDNTAPIVPPVVRPVTDLTLTKTVDKSTTDAGTQVTFTLVAVNNGPSAATNVVVNDPLPTGFKFISADPGYDATTGIWTIGNLASGIPQTLTITVLVNPEGDYTNTAVISGQEYDPNTGNNTGTATVTRTAVADLEVIKTVDKATPDAGSNVTFTITAINHGASKATGVTVTDILQDGYDYVSDGPSVGTYSNGIWTIGDMEIGGNATLKITAKVKATGNYHNEATITGNEIDRVPANNYRDVTPVPVPVADLSVTKTISNASPDAGSNVTFTITANNAGPSEADNVTVTDILQDGYEFIAATPSVGTYNNTTGVWTIGTMTNGQNNTLTIVAKVLPTGNYNNTATITSPVKDIDLTNNTAPIVPPVVRPVTDLTLTKSVDKSTTDAGTQVTFTLVAGNSGPSDATNVVVDDPLPTGFKFISTSGTYDETTGKWTIGNLASGIPQTLTITVLVNPEGDYTNTAVISGQEYDPNTGNNTGTATVTRTAVADLEVIKTVDKATPDAGSNVTFTITAINHGASKATGVTVTDILQDGYDYVSDAPSVGTYTSGVWTIGDMEIGGFATMTIVAKVKATGNYHNEATIKGNEIDRVPANNYRDVTPVPVPVADLSVTKAISNDKPDAGSNVTFTITANNAGPSEADNVTVTDILQDGYEFIAATPSVGTYNNTTGVWTIGTMANGQKTTLTIEAKVLPTGNYNNTATITSPVKDIDLTNNTAPIVPPVVRPVTDLTLTKTVDQSTTDAGTQVTFTLIAGNKGPSDATNVVVNDPLPTGFKFISTSGAYDETTGKWTIGNLASGISQTLTITVLVNPEGDYTNTAVISGQEYDPNNGNNTGTATVTRTAVADLEVTKTVDNNTPDVGTNVTFTITATNHGASKATGVTVTDVLPDGYDYVSDAPSVGTYTTGVWTIGDMEIGGFATMTIVAKVKATGNYHNEATIKGNEIDRVPANNYRDVTPVPVPVADLSVTKAISNDKPDAGSNVTFTITANNAGPSEADNVTVTDILQDGYEFIAATPSVGTYNNTTGVWTIGTMANGQKNTLTIEAKVLPTGNYNNTATITSPVKDIDLTNNTAPIVPPVVRPVTDLTLTKTVDKSTTDAGTQVTFTLIAGNKGPSDATNVVVDDPLPTGFKFISTSGAYDETTGKWTIGNLASGISQTLTITVLVNPEGDYTNIAVISGQEYDPNTGNNTGTATVTRTAVADLEVTKTVDNNTPDVGTNVTFTITATNHGASKATGVTVTDVLPDGYDYVSDAPTVGTYTSGVWTIGNMDIDGSATMKITAKVRATGNYKNLATIAGIEIDRDLTNNTRDVTPIPVPVANLSVTKTISNATPDAGSEVTFTITATNAGPSDATGVTVTDILQDGYKLPKAVSSIGTYDINTGIWTIGTLANGQSATLTITATVQPSGNYNNTATIKGNEKDKTPGDDASSIVPPVPVPVADLSIIKTISNNVPGTGDLVSFKVVVKNNGPSTATNVSVTDVMQSGFTYQQSDVDKGSFTSSNGIWTIGTLAAGETATLQVDAWVNTTGIYINTATVKGTEKDPDLTNNSQEVKITPDPIADLHVSKTVSNMAPPHGSDVTFTVVAGNDGPSDATGVTVTDILPQGYDHPKATTSTGSYDPATGIWTIGNMAKGATATMTITVTVNKTGPYTNTAVIKGNETDRNTANNTASVTPVPVPLHTNDDAASTEEPDPVTIDVVKNDVYGNTGHTVFIKDKPLHGTVTDNGDGTVTYTPDAGFGGTDYFTYYIQDQSGFASNVSTVTIDVTKRLVDLSIKKVIVTPPAEIAVGKNVTFELTVTNNSRKGASGVVVTDILANNVGDSEIKTQTDNGKEGYDPVSKTMSWKIDTLAPGQTVKLLVTAKLLSGGQVNNTATVAGKNSDPDPDNNTATVSAPVKGADIFVPTAFTPNGDGINDKFVILGIDRYPNSQLIIWNRWGNVVYRSNDYRNGWDGSGLNEGTYYYELICPSNDGKISLKGWVQLVR; encoded by the coding sequence ATGACGAAGAAAACATTCCTTGCTATAAAATATTGGTTGACTGCCATACTGCTACTATGCTGTATTACGGGCCTGCAGGCGCAGTCGGGGACCTACAAAAACACCACCGGCGTTAACGGTGACGCCTCGCTGGGCGCAGTTCCGGTGAGCGATATCAGTTTTGCCAATTATCAGTTTCCGATGATCGGGATAGCACTGGCAGCATCAACGCCGGCTATTCAGTCTGACGGATCTTACAATATAACGTATACGTATACACTCAAAAACTATGGGGGTATCGCATTGACGGGTGTACAGGTAGCCTCAGACCTTAGTGCCACTTTCGGCGCGCCGATGTCTTTTACCATAAAATCCATTGGTGGCTCCGGTATCAGCAGCAACAGCAGCTTTACCGGTACCGGCACTGGCGGCAAACAGTTACTGGCTTCCGGCGCTACGCTGGCGGCTGGCGCCAGTGCTACCGTTACAGTGGTCATCAACCTGAAAAACAATCATATTTACGGCACCTTCAATGCCAATGCTACGGCTACTGCCACCGCAGGTACAGGCACGGTTTCGGATGTTTCTGCCAATGGCACCAACCCTGATGCCAATGGCAACGGGGTACCGATGGACGACAGCGCACCAACACCGGTAACCATTTCACCAGCGGAGATCGGTGTTACTAAAACAACACCAACGCTGACTCCATTTGTAGGCGATAATGTCACCTTTACCATCAACGCCAAAAACAGTGGCGGCGATGCTGTCAATGTAATAATTACAGAGCTGCCGGACAATGGCTTTACCTTTGTGTCGGCCACGCCTTCTGTGGGCACCTATAATTCAGCGACGAAAACATGGACCATCCCACAGTTCAATGCCAATGCCAACGCGACACTGACCTATGTGATGACGGTAAATGCCACCGGACCTTACAGCAATAAGGCTTCCAGCAATTACCCGGATGACCCTGCGCCAGGTAATAATGAATCAACTATTACGCTGACGCCTAAACCTTCAGCTGATGTACAGATCGTAAAAACGGTTGATAAAAACAATCCGGATGTATGGACAACGGTAACGTATACACTGAAGGCCACCAATGCCGGCCCTAGTGATGCTGCCAATACCGTGGTGACAGATAAATTACCGACAGGGATAGAACCGGCATCGCCGCTGCCTTCAGGCATGACCTATGATGCCCCTACCCGGACATTCACCTGGAACCTGGGTACCATGACAGCCGGTACCAGCCAGTCCCAGACGATCATAGCAACGGTGCAGGCAGATATTGACCGTGCCAACTTTACCAATACGGCAAAGATTTCTACCACCGATCACGATCCTAAAACAAGTAATAACTCTTCCAGTGTTACCATCACACCGAAAGAAGCAGTAGACCTGCAGGTAACAAAAGATCTTGTTACTACTACAGATCCGCTCCATCCATTGGATCCGGTTTCTTTTGTTATCAAAGTAAAGAACCTTGGCCCTAACAACTGTTATGATGCCAATGTTACAGACTTGCTCACCACTGGTTACAGCTTTGTGAGCGCGTCCATTCCACAGGGTACTTATACACCAGGCACAGGGGTATGGAATATTGGTACTCTCCTGAAAGACCAGGAAGTAACAATGACCATTAAAGCCATTATCACGGCTAAGGTGGATTATGGCAATACAGCCACGACCTCCACAACAGATAATGATAACAATCCTGGCAATAATACGGCCTCTATTGCTACACCTACGGTAAGACCGCTTACAGATCTCCAGGTAACGATTACGCCAAACGGTACCCAGGAAGTAGGCAACAACATCAGTTTTGATGTTGTAGTGAAAAACAATGGCCCGAGTCCGGCCACCACGGTGAGGTTAGACAATGTGCTATTACCGGCTGGTTATACCTTTGTTTCAAAAAGCCAGGCAGGATATAACAGTTCCCTCGGTACCTGGGATATTGGTGATCTTGCGGCAGGCAACAGTGTGACCCTTACGCTTGTAGGAACATTGCTACCAAATGCTGCCAGCTATGACCTGAATGCACATGTTTCAGGTTTGGAAGATGAAGTGACGCTGACCAACAACACTGCCTCCACTTCAATGGCGGTAAAACAGGTAGCTGATCTGGCAATAACAAAAACGGTTGACAATAGCGCACCTGAGGTAGGCCAGACCGTTAATTTCACCATCACGGTTAACAATATCGGGCCTAGCGCTGCAAGTAATGTAGTCGTTACAGAAACTAGCCCTAACGGATATATTTTCAATACGATTACCCCTTCTGTAGGAACTTACAGCAACGGTACCTGGACGATAGGAACGCTGGCGAAAGGCGCTTCTGTCACCCTGAAGATCAATGCCACCGTGTTACCGAATGGGACCTATACGAACACCGCTTCAGTTACCACTACGGATAAAGACCCGAAAACGAGCAACAACAGTGCGTCTGTAACACCAGGTGTTGTGCAACTGGCAGATCTCTCCGTAAAAAAAGATATCAATAATATGAACCCGGATGCAGGCAGCAATGTACAGTTTACACTGACAGCCAGCAATGCCGGCCCTAGTAACGCTACTGGCGTGAAAGTGACTGACCTCTTACCAACAGGGTATGCTTTTGTTAGTGCCAGTCCTACCGGCAAATACAACTCAACCACCGGTATCTGGACCATCGGCACCTTAAACGTAGGCCAATCTACCACGCTTACCATCTCAGCCACGGTGAAACCAACAGGTGTTTACAAAAACACCGCCACTATCAGCGCAGGACAGAAAGATCCTGATCCGTCGAACAACAGCGATTATAAAGATCCTGTTGTCAGACCAGTGGCTGATCTTCAGATCACCAAAACAGTGAGCAATGCGACCCCTGATGAAGGCACAGATGTGGTATACCGCCTCGTAGCACAGAACCTGGGCGTAAGTGACGCTACTAATGTGGTGGTAACAGACCTCCTGCCGTCAGGAGTTACCTATAAACCTACTGCCGCCAGTGCAGCCTACGATAAAAATACCGGCACCTGGAACATCGGAGCATTAGCAGCAAGCAGCAGCAAAACACTGGATATTACTGTCACTGTTAATCCGAATTCCGGTGGTAATGCTATTTTAAACCTGGCCAGGATTGGCGGAACAGAATATGATCCTGTTGATGCCAATAACACATCGCAGGTGAGTTTCGTGCCTGCACCGGTTGCAGACCTCGCCATTACCAAAACCGTTGATAATACTACTCCGGATGTAGGCAGCACCGTAACATTTACACTCACCGCCCAAAATAAAGGCGTAAGCAATGCCACCGGTGTGTATGTAACAGATGCTCTCCCAGGTGGATATACACTCAAAACCGCCACTACTGCCACCGGCACGATCAGCGGCAGTACCTGGACAATCGGTAATATGAGTGTCGGCGCAACAGCAACCGCCACTATCACAGCAGTGGTGAATGCCAGCGGCACTTACACCAATACCGCCACCATCAAAGGCAACGAAGCAGACCGCGACAATTCCAATAATACCGGCAGCGTTACACCAGTACCTGTACGAGTGGCGAACCTCAGCGTTACTAAAACGATCAGCAACGATAATCCGTATGCTGGCAGTACCGTAACCTTTACCATTACCGTCACCAACGCCGGCCCAAGCGCAGCCAACGCTACTTCAGTAACGGAAAAATTACTGAGCGGCTACGAGTTCATCTCTGCATCCACCCTTACTGGTATGTATAATAACATAACCGGCATATGGGCAATCGGCACTATAAACAACGGCGTAACTGCCACCCTGACCATTACCGCCAAAGTATTGCCTACAGGCGATTACAACAACCAGGCAGTGGTCAGCTCTTCGGTGAAGGATAATGATCCTAGTGACAATACCGCGCCTATTGTACCTCCTGTGGTTCGTCCGGTAACAGACCTGACACTTACCAAAACGGTGGATAAATCAACAACAGATGCCGGCACACAGGTGACATTTACACTGGTGGCCGTTAACAACGGACCTAGCGCTGCTACCAATGTAGTCGTGAATGATCCGCTGCCTACCGGATTTAAGTTCATCAGCGCTGATCCTGGCTATGATGCAACTACCGGTATCTGGACCATCGGTAACCTCGCCAGTGGTATACCACAAACTTTAACCATCACTGTACTGGTTAATCCGGAAGGAGATTATACCAATACCGCTGTTATCAGCGGTCAGGAATATGATCCTAACACCGGCAACAACACAGGCACTGCAACGGTGACACGTACCGCAGTAGCAGACCTGGAAGTAATAAAAACAGTTGACAAAGCTACCCCTGATGCAGGAAGCAACGTCACCTTCACCATCACCGCTATTAACCATGGCGCCAGCAAGGCGACCGGTGTAACAGTAACGGATATACTCCAGGATGGCTACGACTATGTAAGCGATGGTCCTTCCGTTGGAACCTATAGCAACGGCATATGGACGATCGGAGACATGGAAATCGGCGGCAATGCTACCCTGAAGATCACTGCCAAAGTGAAGGCCACCGGCAATTACCATAATGAGGCAACCATTACAGGCAATGAAATTGACAGGGTGCCTGCAAACAATTACCGTGATGTGACGCCAGTACCGGTGCCAGTAGCTGACCTTAGCGTAACTAAAACCATCAGCAACGCCAGCCCGGATGCAGGCAGCAACGTAACCTTTACCATTACCGCCAACAATGCAGGGCCTAGTGAGGCTGACAATGTAACGGTAACGGATATATTACAGGATGGATATGAATTTATCGCTGCTACACCTTCCGTAGGTACATATAATAATACTACCGGTGTATGGACGATCGGCACCATGACCAATGGACAAAATAACACACTGACCATCGTAGCCAAAGTATTGCCTACCGGCAATTACAACAATACGGCCACTATCACTTCACCAGTGAAGGATATTGACCTGACAAACAATACCGCTCCTATTGTACCTCCGGTGGTTCGTCCGGTAACAGACCTGACGCTCACCAAGTCGGTGGATAAATCAACAACAGATGCCGGTACACAGGTGACGTTTACACTGGTGGCCGGTAACAGCGGCCCGAGCGATGCTACCAATGTAGTCGTTGATGATCCACTTCCTACCGGTTTCAAATTCATCAGCACATCTGGTACTTATGACGAGACAACTGGTAAATGGACCATCGGTAACCTCGCCAGTGGTATACCACAAACTTTAACCATCACTGTACTGGTTAATCCGGAAGGAGATTATACCAATACCGCTGTTATCAGCGGTCAGGAATATGATCCTAACACCGGCAACAACACCGGCACTGCAACGGTGACACGTACTGCAGTAGCAGACCTGGAAGTAATAAAAACAGTTGACAAAGCTACCCCTGATGCAGGAAGCAACGTCACCTTCACCATTACCGCTATCAACCATGGCGCCAGCAAGGCGACCGGTGTAACAGTAACGGATATACTACAGGATGGCTACGACTATGTCAGCGACGCTCCTTCTGTTGGAACCTATACCAGCGGCGTTTGGACGATCGGAGACATGGAAATCGGCGGTTTCGCCACGATGACCATCGTTGCCAAAGTAAAAGCCACCGGCAATTACCATAATGAGGCAACCATCAAAGGCAATGAAATTGACAGGGTGCCTGCAAACAATTACCGTGATGTGACGCCAGTACCGGTGCCAGTAGCTGACCTTAGCGTAACTAAAGCCATCAGCAACGATAAACCGGACGCAGGCAGCAACGTAACCTTTACCATTACCGCCAACAATGCCGGGCCTAGTGAGGCTGACAATGTAACGGTAACGGATATATTACAGGATGGATATGAATTTATCGCTGCTACACCTTCCGTAGGTACATATAATAATACTACCGGTGTATGGACGATCGGTACCATGGCCAATGGACAAAAAACCACGCTGACCATCGAAGCCAAAGTATTACCTACCGGCAATTATAACAATACAGCCACTATCACTTCACCTGTGAAGGATATTGACCTGACAAACAATACTGCTCCTATTGTACCTCCGGTGGTTCGTCCGGTAACAGACCTGACACTTACCAAAACGGTGGATCAATCAACAACGGATGCAGGTACACAGGTAACATTTACACTGATAGCCGGCAATAAAGGCCCTAGCGATGCTACCAATGTAGTCGTTAATGATCCACTTCCTACCGGTTTCAAATTCATCAGCACATCTGGTGCCTATGATGAGACAACTGGTAAATGGACCATCGGTAACCTGGCCAGTGGTATTTCACAAACTTTAACCATCACTGTACTGGTTAATCCGGAAGGAGACTATACCAATACCGCTGTTATCAGCGGCCAGGAATATGATCCTAACAACGGCAACAACACCGGCACTGCAACGGTGACACGTACTGCAGTGGCTGACCTGGAAGTAACCAAGACTGTCGATAACAATACACCTGATGTAGGCACCAACGTTACCTTCACCATCACCGCCACCAACCATGGCGCCAGCAAGGCTACCGGTGTAACGGTGACGGATGTACTCCCTGACGGCTACGACTATGTAAGCGACGCTCCTTCCGTTGGAACCTATACCACCGGCGTTTGGACGATCGGAGACATGGAAATCGGCGGTTTCGCCACGATGACCATCGTTGCCAAAGTAAAAGCCACCGGCAATTACCATAATGAGGCAACCATCAAAGGCAATGAAATTGACAGGGTTCCTGCAAACAATTACCGTGATGTGACGCCAGTACCGGTGCCAGTAGCTGACCTTAGCGTAACTAAAGCCATCAGCAATGATAAACCGGACGCAGGCAGCAACGTAACCTTTACCATTACCGCCAACAATGCAGGGCCTAGTGAGGCTGACAATGTAACGGTAACGGATATATTACAGGATGGATATGAATTTATCGCTGCTACACCTTCCGTAGGTACATATAATAATACTACCGGTGTATGGACGATCGGTACCATGGCCAATGGACAAAAAAACACGCTGACCATCGAAGCCAAAGTATTACCTACCGGCAATTATAACAATACAGCCACTATCACTTCACCTGTGAAGGATATTGACCTGACAAACAATACCGCTCCTATTGTACCTCCGGTGGTTCGTCCGGTAACAGACCTGACACTTACCAAAACGGTGGATAAATCAACAACGGATGCAGGTACACAGGTAACATTTACACTGATAGCCGGCAATAAAGGCCCTAGCGATGCTACCAATGTAGTCGTGGATGATCCACTTCCTACCGGTTTCAAATTCATCAGCACATCTGGTGCCTATGACGAGACAACTGGTAAATGGACCATCGGTAACCTGGCCAGTGGTATATCACAAACTTTAACCATCACTGTACTGGTTAATCCGGAAGGAGATTATACCAATATCGCTGTTATCAGCGGCCAGGAATATGATCCTAACACCGGCAACAACACCGGCACTGCAACGGTGACACGTACTGCAGTGGCAGACCTGGAAGTAACCAAGACCGTCGATAACAATACACCTGATGTAGGCACCAACGTTACCTTCACCATCACCGCCACCAACCATGGCGCCAGCAAGGCGACCGGTGTAACGGTTACAGATGTACTCCCAGACGGCTACGACTATGTAAGCGACGCTCCTACCGTTGGAACCTATACCAGCGGCGTCTGGACCATCGGCAACATGGACATTGACGGATCTGCCACCATGAAGATCACGGCTAAGGTAAGGGCTACGGGCAACTACAAAAACCTGGCAACAATCGCCGGAATTGAGATAGACAGAGACCTTACCAATAATACCAGGGACGTTACACCAATACCGGTGCCAGTGGCTAACCTCAGTGTAACTAAAACGATCAGCAATGCTACGCCGGATGCAGGCAGTGAAGTAACATTCACGATTACTGCTACCAACGCAGGCCCAAGCGATGCCACCGGGGTAACGGTAACGGATATACTCCAGGATGGATACAAACTGCCTAAGGCGGTATCTTCCATCGGTACATACGATATCAACACCGGTATCTGGACGATTGGCACACTGGCAAACGGTCAGTCAGCCACATTGACGATCACCGCCACCGTGCAGCCATCAGGCAATTACAATAACACCGCCACTATTAAAGGCAATGAAAAGGATAAAACACCAGGAGATGACGCTAGCAGCATCGTTCCCCCGGTACCGGTACCAGTGGCTGATCTCAGCATAATCAAAACTATCAGCAATAATGTACCTGGCACCGGCGACCTCGTCAGCTTTAAAGTAGTGGTGAAAAACAACGGACCTAGCACTGCCACCAATGTTAGTGTGACAGATGTGATGCAGAGCGGATTCACCTACCAGCAGTCCGATGTTGATAAAGGCAGCTTCACCAGCAGCAACGGCATCTGGACGATCGGTACACTGGCAGCAGGAGAAACCGCCACATTACAGGTAGACGCATGGGTGAATACCACCGGCATCTATATCAATACTGCTACCGTAAAAGGCACGGAGAAAGATCCGGACCTTACCAACAATAGCCAGGAAGTGAAGATTACGCCTGACCCTATCGCCGACCTGCATGTCAGCAAAACAGTATCCAACATGGCGCCACCACATGGCTCCGATGTCACCTTTACTGTGGTTGCCGGCAACGACGGCCCAAGCGATGCAACAGGTGTAACGGTAACGGATATACTCCCTCAAGGGTACGACCATCCTAAGGCTACCACTTCCACCGGCAGCTACGACCCTGCTACCGGCATATGGACCATCGGTAACATGGCCAAAGGTGCTACAGCTACCATGACCATCACCGTCACTGTCAACAAAACAGGGCCATATACCAATACTGCTGTTATCAAAGGAAATGAAACAGATAGAAATACGGCCAACAACACCGCCAGTGTTACACCGGTACCAGTACCGCTGCATACCAACGATGATGCGGCCAGTACCGAAGAACCAGATCCTGTAACGATTGATGTAGTGAAAAATGATGTTTATGGAAATACCGGACATACCGTATTTATCAAAGACAAACCACTCCATGGAACAGTTACAGATAATGGCGATGGTACCGTGACGTATACACCGGATGCCGGCTTCGGCGGTACGGACTACTTCACGTACTATATCCAGGACCAGTCCGGCTTCGCGTCCAATGTTTCTACGGTTACCATCGATGTTACCAAACGCCTGGTAGACCTCTCTATCAAAAAGGTAATTGTTACGCCTCCGGCAGAAATTGCAGTAGGTAAAAACGTAACCTTCGAACTCACCGTCACCAACAACAGCCGTAAAGGCGCCAGTGGCGTGGTTGTTACAGACATCCTTGCCAATAATGTGGGTGACTCAGAGATCAAGACACAGACAGATAACGGTAAAGAAGGCTATGATCCTGTATCTAAAACCATGAGCTGGAAGATAGATACACTGGCACCAGGCCAGACTGTGAAGCTACTGGTGACAGCTAAACTCCTCAGCGGCGGACAGGTAAACAATACCGCTACCGTTGCCGGCAAAAATTCGGATCCTGATCCTGACAACAACACCGCGACTGTCAGTGCACCGGTTAAAGGCGCCGACATCTTTGTTCCTACGGCCTTCACGCCTAACGGCGATGGTATCAATGATAAGTTTGTGATACTGGGTATAGACAGATATCCGAATTCACAGCTGATCATCTGGAACCGATGGGGCAACGTGGTATATCGTTCCAACGACTACCGTAACGGATGGGATGGTTCCGGCCTCAATGAAGGGACTTACTACTATGAACTGATATGTCCTTCCAATGATGGCAAAATATCCCTGAAAGGATGGGTACAATTAGTACGATAA
- a CDS encoding type IX secretion system membrane protein PorP/SprF, whose product MKLLPMNKVLTVLFFILCGVTASAQQDAQFSQYMFNGIYVNPAYAGYREQWNIHAFYRNQWTSLPGAPKTFSVAAEGTANNDRVGLGVQVMSDKLGASNTTSGYLTYAYRIPMNEDGSSRLAVGISGGFLQQRLDVSLLTTSSSTVDPALVNGENNRTVPDARFGIFYNRERFYAGISASNLLSQSFQKSQALKEYLPLKPHLYFTMGGLVPLSEELLLKPSVLIKEDLAGPTSVDLNAFVLISQKLWLGASYRSTYLRKSNLEANLKKPSALVFMAEIFVNDKLRLGYAYDMTMNGTAATSYPTHELSIGYFFKRRNARMMSPRYF is encoded by the coding sequence ATGAAACTATTACCAATGAATAAAGTCCTGACTGTCCTGTTTTTCATCCTGTGCGGAGTTACCGCCTCCGCACAGCAGGATGCGCAGTTTAGCCAGTATATGTTTAACGGGATCTATGTAAATCCCGCATATGCCGGCTACCGCGAGCAATGGAACATCCACGCCTTTTACCGTAACCAGTGGACCAGTCTGCCCGGCGCGCCGAAAACCTTTTCCGTAGCGGCAGAAGGTACTGCCAATAACGATCGTGTAGGCCTTGGCGTTCAGGTAATGAGTGATAAACTCGGTGCCTCCAATACCACCTCCGGTTACCTTACCTATGCCTATCGCATACCCATGAACGAAGATGGCTCTTCCCGGCTGGCAGTAGGCATCAGCGGCGGGTTCCTCCAGCAGCGCCTGGATGTTTCCCTGCTGACAACCTCTTCATCTACCGTAGACCCGGCATTGGTAAACGGGGAAAACAACCGCACCGTTCCTGATGCACGCTTTGGTATCTTCTACAACCGCGAACGCTTCTATGCCGGTATTTCTGCTTCTAACCTGCTCTCGCAGTCGTTCCAGAAATCACAGGCTTTAAAGGAATATCTTCCCTTAAAACCACACCTCTATTTCACCATGGGCGGACTGGTACCCTTATCAGAAGAACTGCTCCTGAAGCCCAGTGTGTTAATTAAGGAAGACCTGGCCGGCCCTACCAGCGTAGACCTTAACGCGTTTGTACTCATCAGCCAGAAACTCTGGCTGGGAGCATCCTACAGGTCTACCTACCTCAGAAAATCAAACCTGGAAGCGAATCTCAAAAAACCATCGGCACTGGTATTTATGGCAGAAATATTTGTGAACGACAAACTACGCCTGGGATATGCCTATGATATGACGATGAATGGAACGGCAGCCACCAGCTACCCTACCCACGAGCTGTCTATCGGTTATTTCTTCAAGCGCAGAAATGCAAGAATGATGTCGCCACGCTATTTCTAA